From the Arctopsyche grandis isolate Sample6627 chromosome 2, ASM5162203v2, whole genome shotgun sequence genome, the window agaatactaccagctaagcctttccaggcagcattgaacatgggtcgtgtaatccgtgtcaatgtttataaagactggtttacactggaatatctgaatttataaccatagcagaatttctccatggaaatccctaactgctgagtattttagattgtggtttggcatttgattgtgagcattacattttaacaacaatgaagaagatagaACTAggtttggaaaaatacattcattaatagacttattttatttattttatattgttgcaagatatattagagatatattagagagtctaaacacacctttacaaaactcgaaatcctcgacgATAGTTATctaaggtttgtttggattagctataatttttatacctgatttctattggatttctaaataattctagttggaaatgtttggcgaaattttcagggtggcgggctttcaacagaaaagacgtcagcactcaaagggttaataaattatatatttattttaaatgtataaatgaaCGTGTGTTAGTAAATATGCACTTGCAAACCCATCAACCCTTCGAGTCTATAGTTTGAAATGGTTAACAATTTAGCATGAAATGGATGATGAACATTAAATATTTCAGATCAACCCGTCTTCAAGAACGTGGAACAAACTTCGATCCGAATCCAATATACGGGAATCCCAAGTACAATAACATCATGATGTTACACTGTCGGACCGGTTGGCATCTCAAATTGGATCCCGGTGGAAAAGTGTCCGGAGATAGAGAGGACACCAATCCAAATGGTATTGAAAACAATGAAGAAAtcatactattatatgtatatatgtatcgcAGCGTTTGCGTTTTTGGcctttacaaattataatattgttatatttgTACAATAAGTTAATTATTGCTAATAACCTATGgaactacatactttcatatGAATAGCCGTCCTCAAAATGTGTCTTATTTCCACTtttgtgtatttgtatatacaatattttaaccaTTTAACACTTAAATAAAGTAAGAATTGCTAGCGACTTGGTGataataacattaatattaattaatgaacCATAATACGATTTAAATGTCTTTTTAAAACTCATTACATTGGCATAGAATTAAAATCCATCAACGTATGATTGAGTAAATCATATTTAATGATTTTGCTaataataaatagcatattGTCCGTGGTATTAAATACTAATcttgtatttttaaacattttcaaacatttGTACTTCTGTATTGTACTGttctttttttatcttatagtgaaattttaaatttaccaaTAAAATATACTCTTGAGCGTAACTAttgatataatttgaatataagaaaatacataAGACTCTCTGAATATATACTTTTATCATGAATAATTGCACTTACATAATTCACAACTTGATTTTACAAAacatgttttataaataaattttcaatgtaaaaactttcaaacaaaatttacaagtctttttttgttgttcatttATTGCAGTGATATTCGAAATTTCATCAGCTGGCCAAGATGGACatgtttttttgaaatgtgTTCATAACAATTTATATGTTGCGTTCAATAAAAAAGGTCGCCTATACGGAGAGGTAAGAAAATCCctttatatgcacatacatatatgaaatcacTAATTGAAGTACATGTGCATGAAGTTCTGtgtttttgtattcaaaatagaTTAGAAAAGGCAAAGAAGGAACAGTCTGGTTAGAAGAATTCCTCGGATCGTACAACACATACATGTCCAGATCTTATGCACACCGTGGCTGGTATTTGGCGATCAAAAAATCAGGAAAACCTAAAAGAGGAGATAAAACAGGGTGGGGTCAAAAAGCCATCCAATTCCTTCCGAGACGTGTTTAATTCTAACAAGATACATATTGTAATAAGCAGAGCCAAAGCTGCCTAATAATCTCTTAGTGACGATGAGAAAATATACATTTGCATTTTGATTTGAATTCCATGATAACTTTTTATAGTACAGTACAAATGTTTACAGCAACTTTTTAAGcattatatttatgtgcatttattacactaattttaactatcgatttatgtacatatgtatatcaaatttattttattctacatcAGTGGTTGGCTTTTGTGATTATTTTAgtcttgaaaattttatataaaaaagtggAATCGACTGTGGCTTCCttgatttaaaatgttttttgatatatttatagtaCTTGGTACATGCAGTGCATTTTTTGAGTAAAAGACTTCCGGCATTTATTTTCTTAGTTAAAGAAATTGttgaattcaaaaatgaaatttcatttaaagttAATGAATCAATATTGTGCATTTTTGTTATTGCATATCTTTATCGTTGATATTTCCAAAAATACATTTCTTTCTATTTAAGTACACATATCTTCTGATGAGAAGCTTTAAATGTTGTCATACGTTGTCGACCACTGGGCTATATGTGTCTATTATTATgcagtattaatattttttaaggtTATTGAGTATTGTTtagttattgatttttttttagtaataaacaCATGATTCTAAAACAATTATTCTGTATTTTCTTAAACTGATGGATCCACACTGTTATAATGACagcatattttatatgattagTATACTATTATACAATCGTTGatgtatttgatatatttaaatattttcaagggGTCTGCAATTAAGAGCTCTTTAACaccactatatacatatatttattatatcatttataaaaaattaaattgaaccaGTCCCATGTGAGAGACTTGGGGAATGCTACTGATTAGAGTTAAAGGCACACTGTTCGGATAGtccggtttatattatatataaattatatatattgtggcggctcgcttatacgacatggtcgagtttggttgccttcctgcgagtgggaaccaactcggctgggttcggagagctactactcactctgtcttcagctgtcatataataaacacgtgcattaacatgccagtcgtctcattcgttcatcccccatactggtgacccccgacatcgagccacgcagcctcgatcaatttcaacatgccagtcgtctcattcgttcatcctccatactggtgacccccgacatcgagccacgcagcctcgatcaatttcaacatgccgctcatccctgcctcgccgagccaggctacCCGctagaagctacccgccgcgcccccatcgccatcaacacgcgtcgcggcccgcgggtgacaataaacgagcagacacggctacctacctacctacctacctacctatcgacatgagtccagccacaacgtcgatgacaggtgcaaaaaaatgggggagcgaatgagacgacgatcttgacagctggatgtggagtcatgcgcgatccactacacatagaacggtcatccagcaccacaagacatacaccacctcagcaccatcatcatcatcatcatcaaggccccgtccgtccccacgagcgtcgtcacgccgagacgggcggtagcgctacaacacctccacgagccacaacgactcacagtccagctcggagtatcatcaaccacatcgatgcccctgccgcccccgccgccccaccaaccgacatcagcctcggaagagcggcgccgccgcagcatcgcatcgcgcgaccatcggaccacccaccgtcctgctcgcgacgtcaccgccctcgaatctaccgaccattcagggcggtacacctatgtacacagcggatgacccacgtcaacaattttttttctccccacgtaataattttttctctttgtgtaacaataatttttttcttttgtaaaatttgtttctttgtaattttggtatcgctgatgctggggggggagtgatgtggcggctcgcttatacgacatggtcgagtttggttgccttcctgcgagtgggaaccaactcggctgggttcggagagctactactcactctgtcttcagctgtcatataataaacacgtgcattaacatgccagtcgtctcattcgttcatcctccataatatatatatatatatatatatatatatatatatatatatatatatatatatatatatatatatatatatatatatataaattaattttttaaagtttttctcaaaaatgaagcaaaaggaacttttttgttatctaaatttatttatatctatattacgtaatataaaaaaagtacaaaaacaaatacaaataaaaatacaaaatattttttatttagatttattatACGATATACAATCGAGCGCGGTGATGTAGTGGTAAGCTTAAAAGTAGTAATTTTGTCAATTATCgtgactagtgccgtgtcatcagcatatcttatattggtgatcgtctcgccgcccatcttgatgccctccgcctcttggagagcatcgtggaagatggattcggtgtaggtgttaaaaagagtaggtgataggatgcatccttgcctgacgccccgttctataggaaacTCTGCCTACAACGTATTTTATAGCAATAAGAAATGACAATCAATTCTACTACTCCTTTTCggcacaatattaaatttttaattaaagactgAAATAGCCATATTTTTAACGAGAGCAATCTAACAAATAATAttgtcatattttaattcacTAAGTCTCCACTCCAGTAAGTAAGTAAAAAAACgcaattttttattgctcaCTGTTATATCTCAAGTTATGCATAAATGAAGACGATGAATCAGTGggaaaaatgaaaaacattGCCCCGATTAAAATAATTAGATGCTAAAACTGCAAACTGTATTTACGAAAGTGCGCATTTCAGTTACGTAAAAATATGAATGGTTGATGAACACAGTGCTAGGGCCAAATTATTTCAGCTGTCACCCTGACAGAAAATTGCTCGGTGGAGTTGAATGAGTCTGTGACGCAATTCATTGCGTAGCAAACATTTTAAGCAtgaaaaaattcattaaatcaCAATTTTACTCCGAAATGGAGAACAATTCGGACTACAGACAAATCTTCGACGAATGGGACGATATCTTAATGCTCACGCTGGAACAGGGACCCCAATACCAAATGCGATCCGCATTGATGAACCGCATATTGCTGTTGATGAAAGAAAGGAAGCGAAGAGCCCTGAGGAACCGCGAACTTGAAATGATACAGTGGCGTCTGCGTCATAACGTCTCCAAGCGATTCCTGAAATGTGCCATACATAGAGCCCCTTATTGTTTCAAGGGTGCAAAGCCCAATTTCCGCACAAATTCCAAATCAAAGCTCACCCAAGCGAAATTCGAAGCCTACGAATTAGATGAAGCCCCCGTGTCTTTCAACAAAGGTGACCCTATGTGTTGCTGCGAAGACGTCCAATTCAAAAGCATCGCACAGGATGCCTACGATCCTTCTCAAGGAGAGTGGCTCTGCCAGACGTGTGATCCGGAGTATGAGTGGGAGCCGTTTACCCCCGAGTTTAAGCTGGAGCTGTTTGCCTACGAGCATGGTTTGCCGCCATATGTCCTCCCCGACTTGGAGCCAGGTGCCCCCGACTCGAAGCCAGGCACCCCCGAGGCTGAGCCAATGCCATATGTTCCTGAGCTAGAACCACGCCCCGGTCCATCTGGGACGCAAACTAATTTTGGAAAGCCTACTTGGAAACCAACAAACTATTCATCCGATGACGATTCTGATTAAATAAAAGAATAGttctggatatatatatatattaatatatttaaaaagggaaAGTCACATTGTAAGTTGCAAGATTTGCTCCGATACAATTCAATGTTATCATAAGTTAAGACTGATGCAGTTAGACTGAAAAGTGactacatacgtacgtatatatatatttttttatgtttattcacATGTAAACTTGTGTTTGCTAGATGAGCATAGTCAGAAGCGATACATCGATACATCACCTCTTCAAACGCCATAAAAATGGGGAAACTTGCATTGCATTAATATGCACAATCGACTAATAGCAAGTTTCAAATTTTCTTCAAATCTACCAGtgacttttgaaaaaaaaaacactctatTTTCTTTCAGTGCTAATATGtcaatatgaatgtatatgcATGCTTTATTGATTTCGATTACGTAAttcatatctattatatatgtatgtatgtatgttaggatATTTAAAAAGGAACGGTAACTTTGTAAATCAAAAAAGCTGTACCAgaacaattaaattatattagaaTATAAGTCTATTACAGTTAAACTGtaactacataatatatatgtgtatatatatatatttctttatatattatatattatatgtaaatttgtatttgttAGACGACCAGGCAAAAGCAAGTAACTAAAAGGATACGCCATTACTTCAAtcatcaaaaaaagaaaaacttccATTGCATTGATATGCATAAtcgataaatacaatttttcaaattttcctcaaaactaCCGCAGTTGGCTCTAGTATAAAATTTAGAACAAGATAATCTCTCTCTCTTTTCAGTGCCGAGATATCAACAAGAATGTAGTATGTGGCTGCTttgttaattttgataaaatgaaaCACCAGATAacgttcaatatacatatgagcccAAATTAGATGACACGAAGACATCAGAATAATTACCTGTATTTGAAGCCCTAAGTAAGAAGTAGCCccggaaactgtttaaatacTACATTGAATTCGATGTGGGTGTATTCTGCCGCTGATGAGACATCAATGCTATATCCTTTTAATCATAATTACTCAAATTGTCAAGAGAAGCTGAAACCAGGAGAGAATATAGATGGAATTGCAACGTAGAAGTACATATGTGATGGCACTATTATGGatgtgatattaaaaaaaaaaagacttaCGATTAgactaaaatataattaaacagtaatctccatatttttatttatatatatatatatgtacatatatctgccgacatgaaatattatttttattattttggccAGATATGTACTTAGGTatacatttaatgtttattaAGGCTTACTATTGAAATTGGTGTGATATTAAAAAGTCTCAATTGTGTACTTTGTAAGTTAtttccatatatatgtaattgtcaAACAATTCAATgtgatatgaatatgtatatttttgttcatTACTAGTATTAAGATACTTTATTGAGTGTCGTTTAGTCTGTCTATCTCAttgtgatattaaaaaaatgtaatttaccACAAGCATTTTCTTGTAATTTaccaacaatttatttttattttatttatatttcgtaTTACAAATACTCTCATAATTAATGTGAtattaaaaagttaaattttaaagtacaaAGTactcttaatctacataatattatttttttcttaatttttattataaattcttatatattttgTGTTTATACGCATTCTGCTActttcatatttgtatattttgatttttaaatgttttctattgtttataaataattatgtttataaTGCATTTTAGTTCTATTCAGTGGTGttaccctaatggtttccatgagtTTCCGGAGACTcgttattaaaaatcaaaagtttccagaATCCCGTTGTTAGCAAACTAAAAATTCAtgtaatttttatcaaatatacaaATCTTGCAAATTGTTTTCGACGCTTACAACTTCGAAATGTTCGATTATATAGCATGTAAAGAGAGAAGACCTTTTTTCCGTTATGCACAAGCAAAATTGACTGCAGTCTCCACTCGGAATCATCCTTCCTAGTAAAATTCAAACTTGGTCAAAATTAAATGCAGAATTACACCCAATagtaatttattcataaattatattttatttaaatattttaaattaattaatgtaaaatattaatattttatagaagtaTATTTAGATGTTTTTATGCTtctaaatgttttttatatatggtATGATTTTACATCTTTACTTTagttttgagattttaaaatttcaagctCTTTGGATGACTGCAAACACTTAATTAAAATTAGCAacgttaaaaatcaaattacactattgaattcaaatttaacagCTAGTGGATTTATACAAATcatcatttgaaatattataacattcgagtaatatataagaaaaattttAACCAAGTCTAActattatgtaaaaattgaaatttatattttaatttatataaaaattttcacgtaataatgtatataaattgaaaaaaaaagcccgttgttccaaaattggggtgacaccactggttcTATTATAATGGTTTCTGATCTagtaatcattttctattttacaaattatttatgtttttgttagtatttatttatattactttattatttatttatcttattttaatgttagtgtacaCTGAACTGTCTtgagcataataggaaaaacctatttgcaattcttataaatgacaCTATGCAGGCCGACGACAACATATGTGATATAATAGCCCGGCTAACCTTTCTTGGTTGATAACACAGAATATGTGTCATGTTTTACTCAATCTTTAGTGACTGATAGCACATCACATGTGTCATTTAATTTTTCGACTATCAACATTCATGtttttattaagtattttattaattattctgTAGTTGCGCGGCCCGCATAGTATTATTAAAGTCGACAATCTTTGATAATGTGATTTTctaaaagctttaaaaaaatgagaaatacatttattttattttataatagtataCATAACAAGACACAATGTTTATATggataaaactttttattttgtatttttaaatgaagtgGAGATTTAATTTTGGACAATGGCACCAAGAATGTCTTTGAAAAATATCTTTTCAGTGATgtttttcttgttttatttattttttatctttttattattgtgGCCCATAAACTTTCTATCTATTTTGCTATCTGGACTGTCTCCGAGCTGCATCCTCCATTCTATACACAtgcgaatttgaaaaaaaaggagTTGGATTTGCTTCGATGCCGCCAGGCCACTATACTGAccacatttgtaattatttcatCTACAAACATACAACATTATACTACaaacaaattgattttaaaatgttcaacgcacgtattataaaattaaaaaaatatatcctttTTGCCCGATGAGGCGTCCTGAAAAATACAGTCCTTCGCAGTGGtggatcaagtaaatggggggcCCCAGGCGCATTTGATATTTGAGGCCCccatttcagtaaaaaaaatcatcttttattaccatgcttttcagtatatggtttttcattaggattttacaaaagtattgaactcgagattttgactgattcgaactcggaatcgatcactgatcacgtttttatgatctagaaaaaatgtgtgtttttgtgtgtgtgtctgttagtatgtgtattttgaagattttttaaacaccattagtcctttcgaattgaaatttacaaactGAAACaatctttttaagttttcgaattcttccaaaccgctaactgaatcaaaCAAAatctttttacatgtaatataaattctataacctaatatttctacctgaaccggaagtagtacttttactctagagaatcgaggtttttctcagaaaccttttggtttattgagctgaaatttcatatcttgaAGTTTAAGCGtattaccaagttatgtataaaatttggtaagcatccctcaaccggaagtggcagtttactctagttcgatttttcttccattatttttttcgaccccttaaacatgtgtgctctttacAAGAAAATTGTTGAtcacatctgaatttttttctcattgttgttattaatttttgaaacttGTTTGATGTCGTTGTaatgctgatttttttttaaataaataaatatttcatacgaATATAGTCGAAAAAAAAGCCATGATGGTTTTAAGTCAAGCATTTTTCCATACAATCgctttactatatatgtacatatgtggaaagTGATTTAGAGTATTTTTCGGTATTGTTTGGTTGTCATATTGTCATGTTCATTGTATGCAGATACGGTTGGCAATTGCATCAGAGCAAGGGGATGCGACGGGTGGTATTAGACCATTATTGATTAAATGGATTTGTTCATTGCGCAGATGCTAGCCTTGATTGTAATATGATATCGATTTTCAACGACAATTGcatgcatatatatacatgcacTACAAATAGAATAAATTAATGAAGCTGGTAGCGAAGCATTGCATATGGCAACACTGGTGGCTTTCTCaatagtggggggggggggatgcaGGCCGATATGTGCCCTCCTCTATATTTGACCAGGCCAGCAATATGCATTTAATTGGATGAAATGCTATAAATCTTAATCAAATCGGATATTCGTTAATataaaagccagcagcataactTGGTCGTTATGCTTCTGCCCAACACCGaaaggcaccgggttcgatcccatgagctgacctcgattgaaagaaGTAGTACTTccactctagagaatcgaggtattttatgtttttctcagaaaccttttggtttattgagctgaaatttcatatataaaagtttaagcgtattaccaagttatgtataaaattttttaagcatccctcaaccggaagtggcagtttactcttgttcgatttttcttccattatttttttcgaccgcttaaacatgtgtgctcttcacaagaAAATTGTTGATCAAATctgaatttttttctcattgttattaatttttgaaacttGTTTGATGTCGTTGTTATAGTGTACGTTGTaatgctgattttttttttaaataaataaatatttcatacgaATATAGTCGAAAAAAAAGCCATGATGGTTTTAAGTCAAGCATTTTTCCATACAATCgctttactatatatgtacatatgtggaaagTGATTTAGAGTATTTTTCGGTATTGTTTGGTTGTCATATTGTCATGTTCATTGTATGCAGATACGGTTGGCAATTGCATCAGAGCAAGGGGATGCGACGGGTGGTATTAGACCATTATTGATTAAATGGATTTGTTCATTGCGCAGATGCTAGCCTTGATTGTAATATGATATCGATTTTCAACGACAATTGcatgcatatatatacatgcacTACAAATAGAATAAATTAATGAAGCTGGTAGCGAAGCATTGCATATGGCAACACTGGTGGCTTTCTCaatagtggggggggggggggatgcaGGCCGATATGTGCCCTCCTCTATATTTGACCAGGCCAGCAATATGCATTTAATTGGATGAAATGCTATAAATCTTAATCAAATCGGATATTCGTTAATataaaagccagcagcataactTGGTCGTTATGCTTCTGCCCAACACCGaaaggcaccgggttcgatcccatgagctgacctcgattgaaagaaGTAGTACTTccactctagagaatcgaggtattttatgtttttctcagaaaccttttggtttattgagctgaaatttcatatctaaaagtttaagcgtattaccaagttatgtataaaattttttaagcatccctcaaccggaagtggcagtttactcttgttcgatttttcttccattatttttttcgaccgcttaaacatgtgtgctcttcacaagaAAATTGTTGATCAAATctgaatttttttctcattgttattaatttttgaaacttGTTTGATGTCGTTGTTATAGTGTACGTTGTaatgctgattttttttttaaataaataaatatttcatacgaATATAGTCGAAAAAAAAAGCCCTGACGGTTTTAAGTCAAGCATTTTTTCCATACAATCgctttactatatatgtacatatgtggaaagTGATTTAGAGTATTTTTCGGTATTGTTTGGTTGTCATATTGTCATTTTGATTGTATGCAGATACGGTTGGCAATTGCATCAGAGCAGGGGGATGCGACGGGTGGTATTAGACCATTATTGATTAAATGCATTTGTGCATTGCGCCGCACAATCAAAGCTTAGCACCGGCGCAATGCACAGATGCATTTAATCAATAATGGTCTAGTAACCACCTGTCGCATCTTCCTGTTCTGGTGCAATTACCAACCGTATCTGCATACAATCAACATGACAATAATTTCTCTAGtcccataattgaggaagggagaagtctaatacgtttgtatgcacAGAAAtatctcataccgatgatgaaatttttttaaaaattagtccAGTGTAGggggagaaaataggagaatacgaaacctcgattttgccgattttaaatacgtattatctggtcgaagcgcaactgtcgcattcactcaatatatgtaggtgtatgtcgaagaaaggaacggcaacaaaattaaggtttcgggtgtacagccctcttaatgttgATATTTA encodes:
- the LOC143922441 gene encoding fibroblast growth factor 1-like, with product MEMEPWMKMAGQQGNSSRCADDDDDDTQESSSSSDDEMDGTCKETVRKKRHLPHGVFAYALKSTRLQERGTNFDPNPIYGNPKYNNIMMLHCRTGWHLKLDPGGKVSGDREDTNPNVIFEISSAGQDGHVFLKCVHNNLYVAFNKKGRLYGEIRKGKEGTVWLEEFLGSYNTYMSRSYAHRGWYLAIKKSGKPKRGDKTGWGQKAIQFLPRRV